In a genomic window of Sutcliffiella sp. FSL R7-0096:
- a CDS encoding MATE family efflux transporter, producing the protein MKEIEGKIDRPQTNKGRLKIITILAIPAVIENFFQTVLGFVDTYFVSKIGLAEVSAVGVTNAVLAIYFALFMAIGVAANVRIANFLGANLPEKARHISQQSIVLAAIFGILTGIITWIFAEPLLKLMGIEAEVLEAGALYFRIVGIPSIVMSFMFVLSAILRGAGDTKSPMKVSIVINIVNAVLDYVLIFGFLFIPEMGIVGAGIATVISRLIGSIALFYYVNRTATLTFRRDYWRIDRTHLMELTTLGAPAAGERLVMRAGQIVYFGFVVALGTNAFAAHQIAGNVEVFSYMIAYGFATAATILVGQQIGAGNLEEARHYAKLSTYLTVGAMTLLGALLFFLGDWAGRFFTDEQQVIDDIGTALKISGMFQPFLAVLMVLTGAFQGANNTKFPMYLTGFGMWAVRTVLVYLLGIKLGWGLAGVWIAIGADIAFRAIVLAIQFKRGKWMALEKAPEPESHCHPQTTKETMSACANNY; encoded by the coding sequence GTGAAGGAGATTGAAGGGAAAATTGACAGGCCGCAAACGAACAAAGGACGACTGAAAATCATTACGATACTGGCTATTCCAGCAGTCATCGAAAATTTTTTCCAGACGGTCCTCGGCTTTGTCGATACATACTTTGTATCAAAAATCGGTCTGGCAGAAGTTTCGGCGGTAGGGGTCACCAATGCAGTTCTTGCGATATATTTTGCGTTATTTATGGCAATTGGGGTAGCAGCCAATGTAAGGATTGCAAACTTCCTTGGTGCTAACCTTCCGGAAAAAGCAAGGCATATTTCACAGCAATCAATCGTTCTTGCTGCCATATTTGGCATCTTAACAGGAATTATTACCTGGATTTTCGCTGAACCGCTGCTAAAACTGATGGGGATAGAAGCGGAAGTTTTAGAGGCAGGGGCTCTATATTTTAGGATTGTTGGAATCCCGTCGATTGTGATGAGTTTCATGTTTGTATTAAGCGCTATTCTTAGAGGAGCAGGCGATACAAAATCCCCAATGAAGGTCAGTATTGTCATCAATATTGTGAATGCCGTTCTGGATTATGTCCTCATATTCGGATTTTTGTTCATACCTGAAATGGGCATCGTTGGAGCAGGGATCGCAACCGTCATTTCTAGATTAATCGGCAGCATTGCATTATTTTACTATGTCAATAGAACAGCAACTCTTACCTTCAGAAGAGATTACTGGCGTATTGACAGGACACATCTGATGGAACTGACTACCCTTGGAGCACCGGCTGCAGGCGAGAGACTGGTCATGCGTGCCGGCCAAATTGTTTATTTCGGTTTCGTTGTTGCCCTTGGTACCAATGCATTTGCCGCCCACCAGATTGCCGGCAATGTCGAAGTATTTTCCTATATGATTGCATATGGATTTGCTACAGCAGCCACAATTTTGGTTGGCCAGCAAATCGGTGCGGGCAATCTTGAAGAAGCCAGGCATTATGCCAAACTATCCACCTATCTCACAGTAGGAGCGATGACCCTGCTCGGTGCCTTGCTCTTCTTCCTCGGTGACTGGGCTGGCAGATTTTTTACCGACGAACAGCAAGTTATTGATGATATAGGTACCGCACTAAAGATTTCGGGTATGTTCCAGCCATTCCTCGCTGTATTAATGGTGCTTACAGGAGCATTCCAGGGGGCAAACAACACGAAATTCCCGATGTACCTTACTGGATTCGGGATGTGGGCGGTACGAACCGTACTTGTCTATCTTCTTGGAATCAAGCTGGGCTGGGGACTCGCGGGAGTTTGGATAGCGATAGGAGCAGATATAGCATTTCGTGCAATAGTATTGGCAATACAATTTAAACGGGGAAAATGGATGGCACTCGAAAAGGCACCAGAACCAGAATCGCACTGTCACCCTCAAACAACAAAAGAAACCATGTCAGCTTGCGCAAATAACTATTAA